In a genomic window of Phyllostomus discolor isolate MPI-MPIP mPhyDis1 chromosome 5, mPhyDis1.pri.v3, whole genome shotgun sequence:
- the ACTL8 gene encoding actin-like protein 8 yields the protein MTARTIVIDHGSGYVKSGFSGWNEPQLVHPNIVNYRPCRENPGPSSARRVVGLGIDIFHPDTFSYPIQRGHILNWEGVEHIWSFVMESHQKGCEGSPVLVTESPLRKPVDRKKTLEIMFESLCVPSLLLADQLEMSLYASGLLTGTVFDSGFGLTRVQPFHLGQPLWEGRKVVEFAGQDLSTYLKQTLFPEGSDVPTVFQMQMADTIQMNQCYTPQNLGDAIDFLQNLPPGSDEQNTYRLPDGTSVELTPMQRLAPEMFFSPEMFDLKSPSLSQVLVDSIKTCEDSLQPRLLSHVIACGGNTMYSGFGERLEQELARLHPSGFTASVCVNSKRKCSVWLGASIVAHLSTYKSEWITKVEYDES from the exons ATGACTGCAAGGACCATCGTCATTGACCACGGGTCTGGCTATGTGAAGTCAGGCTTCTCTGGCTGGAATGAGCCCCAGCTGGTCCACCCGAACATCGTGAACTACAGGCCGTGCAGGGAGAATCCTGGCCCCAGCTCCGCCCGGCGGGTGGTGGGTCTCGGCATCGATATCTTCCATCCTGACACCTTTAGCTACCCCATCCAGCGTGGCCATATCCTCAACTGGGAGGGCGTGGAGCACATATGGTCCTTTGTCATGGAGAGCCACCAAAAGGGATGTGAGGGCTCCCCTGTATTGGTCACTGAGTCCCCCTTGAGGAAGCCTGTGGACCGAAAGAAGACCCTGGAG ATCATGTTTGAGTCGCTGTGTGTCCCGTCCCTACTCCTGGCTGACCAGCTGGAGATGTCCCTGTACGCCTCTGGCCTCCTGACGGGCACGGTGTTCGATTCTGGCTTTGGCCTCACCCGAGTGCAGCCTTTCCACCTGGGCCAGCCCTTGTGGGAGGGCCGTAAGGTGGTGGAGTTCGCCGGCCAGGACCTCTCCACCTACCTCAAACAGACCCTCTTTCCAGAAGGGTCTGACGTACCCACAGTGTTTCAGATGCAGATGGCAGACACGATTCAGATGAACCAATGCTACACGCCACAGAATCTTGGGGACGCAATAGACTTCCTTCAGAACCTGCCGCCTGgctctgatgaacaaaataccTATCGGCTCCCGGACGGTACCTCCGTGGAGCTTACCCCCATGCAGCGCCTGGCCCCCGAGATGTTCTTCAGCCCCGAGATGTTCGACCTGAAGTCGCCCAGCCTCTCTCAGGTTCTCGTGGATTCCATCAAGACGTGCGAGGACTCCCTGCAGCCCCGGCTCCTCTCCCACGTGATAGCCTGCGGGGGGAACACCATGTACAGCGGCTTCGGCGAGCGCCTGGAGCAGGAGTTGGCCAGACTTCATCCCTCTGGCTTCACGGCCTCGGTGTGTGTCAATTCCAAAAGAAAATGTAGTGTGTGGCTGGGAGCATCTATTGTGGCTCATCTGTCGACTTACAAGTCTGAGTGGATAACCAAGGTGGAGTACGACGAGAGCTAG